One genomic region from Haloarcula taiwanensis encodes:
- a CDS encoding nitrate reductase → MSRHDPTDDEADSAGISRRDFVRGLGAASLLGATGLSFADDGMDGLQAVDDPIGNYPYRDWEDLYRDEWDWDSVARSTHSVNCTGSCSWNVYVKDGQVWREEQAGDYPTFDESLPDPNPRGCQKGACYTDYVNADQRVLHPLRRTGERGEGQWERISWDEALTEIADHVIDEVQAGRYDAISGFTPIPAMSPVSFASGSRLVNLLGGVSHSFYDWYSDLPPGQPITWGTQTDNAESADWHNADYIIAWGSNINVTRIPDAKYFLDAGYEGAKRVGIFTDYSQTAIHTDEWLSPHGGSDTALALGMAQTIVDEGLYDEEHLKEQTDMPLLVREDTGKFLRASEVGLAEDADDPEKVFVMVDADGTLRRAPGSLGERDGQKDYSASIELDFDPQLSVERTIETDAGSVAVRSVWENLTDELSQYTPEFVHEETGVGENTYQRVAREFAEADAAKIIHGKGVNDWYHNDLGNRAIQLLVTLTGNLGDPGTGLDHYVGQEKIWSFHGWKVLSFPTGSVRGVPTTLWTYFHAGILDNTDPDTAEKIRESIDEGWMPVYPEEREDGSRPDPSTMFIWRGNYFNQAKGNVAVEEQLWPKLDLVVDINFRMDSTAMYSDIVLPAASHYEKHDLSETDMHTYVHPFTPAVEPLGEAKTDWEIFRLLAEKIQERARERGVEPVEDRKFDRTIDLTTIHDDYVRDWETGEEGALEEDRAAAEFILEHSEETNPEDSDEQITFDDIEDQPQRFLEAGDHWSSDIKDGEAYVPWQDYVHDKNPWPTFTGRQQYYIDHDWYLELGEELPTHKEGPENTGGDYPLSYNTPHGRWSIHSTWRDDPKMLRLQRGEPVVYINPEDAEERGIEDGDTVEVYNDLGAVEVQAKIYPSSEPGTVRHFFSWEKFQYPDRDNFNTLVPMYMKPTQLVQYPEDTGEHLHFFPNYWGPTGVNSDVRVDVRPTGGDSE, encoded by the coding sequence ATGAGTAGACACGACCCGACCGACGACGAGGCGGACAGTGCTGGAATCAGTCGCCGCGACTTCGTGCGCGGCCTCGGAGCCGCGTCGCTGCTGGGCGCGACGGGGCTGTCCTTCGCCGACGACGGCATGGACGGCCTGCAAGCGGTCGACGACCCCATCGGCAATTACCCGTACCGGGACTGGGAGGACCTCTACCGCGACGAGTGGGACTGGGACTCCGTCGCCCGCTCGACACACAGCGTCAACTGCACTGGCTCCTGTTCCTGGAACGTCTACGTCAAGGACGGCCAGGTCTGGCGCGAGGAGCAGGCCGGCGACTACCCGACCTTCGACGAGAGCCTCCCGGACCCAAACCCGCGTGGCTGCCAGAAGGGGGCTTGCTACACCGACTACGTCAACGCCGACCAGCGCGTGCTCCATCCGCTCCGGCGCACCGGCGAGCGCGGCGAGGGCCAGTGGGAGCGGATTAGCTGGGACGAGGCGCTGACCGAAATCGCCGACCACGTCATCGACGAGGTACAGGCGGGTCGGTACGACGCGATTTCCGGGTTCACGCCGATTCCGGCGATGTCCCCGGTGAGCTTCGCCTCCGGCTCCCGGCTCGTGAACCTGCTCGGCGGCGTCTCCCACAGCTTCTACGACTGGTACTCGGACCTGCCGCCGGGCCAGCCGATTACGTGGGGCACCCAGACCGACAACGCCGAGTCCGCCGACTGGCACAACGCCGACTACATCATCGCCTGGGGGTCGAACATCAACGTCACGCGCATCCCCGACGCGAAGTATTTCCTCGACGCCGGCTACGAGGGCGCAAAGCGGGTCGGTATCTTCACCGACTACTCCCAGACGGCCATTCACACCGACGAGTGGCTCTCGCCCCACGGCGGCAGCGACACCGCGCTCGCGCTTGGGATGGCCCAGACCATCGTCGACGAGGGGCTGTACGACGAGGAGCATCTCAAAGAGCAGACCGACATGCCGCTGCTCGTCCGGGAGGACACCGGCAAGTTCCTCCGGGCCAGCGAAGTCGGCCTCGCCGAGGACGCCGACGACCCCGAGAAGGTGTTCGTCATGGTCGACGCCGACGGCACCCTCCGGCGCGCGCCCGGCTCGCTGGGCGAACGGGACGGCCAGAAGGACTACTCGGCGAGCATCGAACTCGACTTCGACCCGCAGTTGTCGGTCGAGCGGACCATCGAGACCGACGCGGGCAGCGTCGCGGTCAGGTCGGTCTGGGAGAACCTCACTGACGAACTCAGCCAGTATACGCCGGAGTTCGTCCACGAGGAGACCGGCGTCGGCGAAAACACCTACCAGCGAGTCGCCCGCGAGTTCGCCGAGGCCGACGCGGCCAAAATCATCCACGGCAAGGGCGTCAACGACTGGTACCACAACGATCTGGGCAACCGCGCCATCCAGTTGCTCGTGACGCTGACGGGCAATCTGGGCGACCCCGGCACCGGCCTGGACCACTACGTCGGCCAAGAGAAGATCTGGTCGTTCCACGGCTGGAAGGTGCTCTCGTTCCCGACCGGCAGCGTCCGCGGGGTCCCGACGACGCTGTGGACGTACTTCCACGCCGGCATCCTCGACAACACCGACCCCGACACCGCCGAGAAGATACGCGAGTCCATCGACGAGGGATGGATGCCGGTCTACCCCGAGGAACGCGAGGACGGGAGCCGGCCGGACCCGTCGACGATGTTCATCTGGCGGGGCAACTACTTCAATCAGGCCAAGGGCAACGTCGCCGTCGAGGAACAGCTCTGGCCCAAACTCGACCTCGTCGTCGACATCAACTTCCGGATGGACTCGACGGCGATGTACTCGGACATCGTCCTGCCGGCGGCCAGCCACTACGAGAAACACGACCTCTCGGAGACGGACATGCACACCTACGTGCACCCGTTCACGCCGGCCGTCGAGCCGCTGGGCGAGGCCAAGACCGACTGGGAAATCTTCCGCCTGCTCGCCGAGAAGATACAGGAGCGGGCCCGTGAACGGGGCGTCGAGCCGGTCGAGGACCGGAAGTTCGACCGCACCATCGACCTGACGACCATCCACGACGACTACGTCCGCGACTGGGAGACCGGCGAGGAGGGCGCACTGGAGGAAGACAGGGCCGCCGCGGAGTTCATCCTCGAACACTCCGAGGAGACCAACCCCGAGGACAGCGACGAACAGATAACGTTCGACGACATCGAGGACCAGCCCCAGCGGTTCCTCGAAGCTGGCGACCACTGGAGTTCCGACATCAAGGACGGGGAGGCGTACGTCCCGTGGCAGGACTACGTCCACGACAAGAACCCCTGGCCCACCTTCACCGGCCGCCAGCAGTACTACATCGACCACGACTGGTACCTCGAACTCGGCGAGGAACTGCCGACCCACAAGGAGGGGCCGGAGAACACCGGCGGGGACTACCCGCTGTCGTACAACACGCCCCACGGCCGGTGGTCCATCCACTCGACGTGGCGCGACGACCCCAAGATGCTCCGCCTCCAGCGGGGGGAACCGGTGGTGTACATCAACCCCGAGGACGCCGAAGAGCGCGGCATCGAGGACGGCGACACCGTCGAGGTGTACAACGA